A genomic stretch from uncultured Pseudodesulfovibrio sp. includes:
- a CDS encoding aminopeptidase P family protein, protein MNTAIFEQRRKALKEELKARHLPALLVSHAANRYYLSGFELHDPQCNESAGWLLVTADNDDYLFTDPRYMDAARQVWDEKNIGIYAARKHEEVCSFLKDKGVTSMGFEPKALHLFDYDKLNSLVDLILTENVVESLRLFKDDEEIRRMEESIRLNHELFEYIEGQLIPGKTEIEIAWEVEKFFRERGAEGLAFSTIVGVGPNAAKPHCIPSETKLRDNELVLIDTGCRYLDYNSDQTRTFWVGETPSDRFKETMDLVRGAQQAAIDIIRPGLPYVDAYKAAYAVFEKAGVESMFTHGLGHGVGLETHEPPSLSRAAQGILEAGMVVTVEPGLYDPEWGGIRWEYEVLVTEDGCRVL, encoded by the coding sequence ATGAATACAGCTATTTTCGAACAACGACGCAAAGCTCTTAAAGAAGAGCTCAAGGCGCGGCATCTCCCAGCCCTGCTCGTTTCCCACGCAGCCAACCGGTATTACCTTTCCGGCTTCGAACTGCACGACCCACAGTGCAATGAATCCGCTGGCTGGTTGCTCGTCACTGCAGACAACGACGATTACCTCTTCACCGACCCCCGCTACATGGATGCGGCCCGCCAGGTCTGGGACGAAAAGAATATCGGTATATATGCAGCCCGGAAACACGAAGAAGTCTGCTCTTTTCTCAAGGACAAAGGCGTCACATCCATGGGCTTCGAGCCCAAGGCTCTGCACCTCTTCGACTACGACAAACTCAATTCCCTGGTTGATCTGATTCTCACGGAAAACGTGGTCGAAAGTCTCCGTCTTTTCAAGGATGATGAAGAAATCCGACGTATGGAAGAATCCATCCGGCTCAACCACGAACTTTTCGAATACATCGAAGGGCAGCTCATCCCCGGTAAAACCGAAATCGAGATAGCATGGGAAGTAGAGAAATTTTTCCGTGAACGCGGAGCCGAAGGTCTGGCTTTCTCTACCATCGTAGGAGTCGGCCCCAACGCGGCCAAACCCCACTGCATTCCCAGCGAAACCAAGCTGCGCGACAACGAACTGGTTCTCATCGACACCGGCTGCCGGTATCTGGACTACAATTCTGACCAGACCCGCACTTTCTGGGTTGGCGAGACCCCGTCTGATCGTTTCAAGGAAACCATGGATCTGGTCCGTGGAGCCCAGCAGGCGGCCATCGACATCATCCGCCCCGGCCTGCCCTACGTGGACGCCTACAAGGCCGCCTACGCCGTTTTTGAAAAAGCCGGCGTAGAGTCCATGTTCACTCATGGCCTCGGTCACGGCGTCGGTCTGGAAACGCACGAACCGCCGAGCCTGTCCAGGGCCGCACAAGGCATCCTTGAAGCGGGCATGGTCGTCACCGTGGAACCCGGCCTCTATGACCCCGAATGGGGAGGCATCCGTTGGGAATACGAAGTGCTGGTGACCGAAGACGGCTGCCGCGTACTGTAA
- a CDS encoding FAD-dependent oxidoreductase yields MKTQYLIIGAGPTGLGAAHRLKELGKDDFQILERHDYAGGLSASFTDDKGFTWDIGGHVVFSHYAYFDTLMDSLLGDERLEHERESWVRSNNTWVPYPFQNNIRHLPKEARWECVKGLLPGNRTEVSPQNFAQWIDFVFGTGIAKHFMNPYNFKVWATPPELMQYDWIGERVSVVDLKKVLKNIILEQDDVAWGPNNTFKFPLKGGTGEIYRRLAARMNDHIQYSQSVVSIDAKNKKATTAAGLEVEYEFLLNTAPIDILASQWLTDKNDSMVDAAGKLTHNSVYVAGVGMDIKDEAEQNSRCWMYYPESNSPFYRVTNFHNYSPNNVARPGQQLGFMCESSFSDHKPEKLNELMDRTIEGLINTSMMDAARKDDILTTWDITVDYGYPVPCLERDNALAVLQPMLESMGIYSRGRFGGWKYEVANMDHSVMQGVEWAERMVLGTPEKTYTLD; encoded by the coding sequence GTGAAAACTCAATACCTGATTATCGGGGCAGGCCCCACCGGACTTGGCGCAGCCCATCGACTGAAAGAACTGGGCAAGGACGACTTCCAGATTCTGGAACGACATGACTACGCAGGCGGCCTGTCGGCCAGTTTTACGGACGACAAGGGGTTCACTTGGGACATCGGTGGGCACGTTGTCTTTTCCCACTATGCGTACTTCGACACGCTCATGGACTCCCTGCTCGGCGACGAACGACTGGAACACGAACGCGAATCATGGGTTCGATCCAATAACACGTGGGTGCCGTACCCATTTCAGAACAACATCCGCCATCTGCCAAAAGAAGCACGGTGGGAATGCGTCAAGGGACTATTGCCAGGGAACAGGACCGAAGTCTCACCTCAAAATTTTGCTCAGTGGATCGACTTTGTTTTCGGGACGGGTATCGCAAAGCACTTCATGAATCCGTACAATTTCAAAGTCTGGGCCACGCCGCCTGAGCTGATGCAATACGATTGGATCGGAGAACGCGTGTCCGTGGTGGATCTGAAAAAAGTGCTCAAAAATATCATCCTTGAACAGGACGATGTGGCCTGGGGACCGAACAACACGTTCAAATTCCCGCTCAAGGGCGGCACCGGAGAGATCTACCGACGGCTGGCAGCCAGAATGAATGACCACATTCAATACAGCCAGTCCGTGGTGTCCATTGATGCCAAAAACAAGAAGGCGACCACAGCCGCCGGTCTTGAAGTCGAATACGAGTTTCTGCTCAACACGGCGCCCATCGACATCTTGGCGAGTCAATGGCTCACGGACAAGAACGACTCCATGGTCGATGCGGCAGGCAAACTCACCCACAATTCCGTCTATGTGGCAGGCGTGGGCATGGATATCAAGGATGAGGCAGAACAGAATTCCCGGTGCTGGATGTACTATCCCGAATCGAACTCCCCATTCTACCGAGTCACGAACTTCCACAATTATTCGCCCAACAACGTCGCCAGACCAGGCCAGCAACTTGGCTTCATGTGCGAGTCTTCCTTCTCCGACCACAAGCCGGAAAAGCTCAACGAACTGATGGACCGCACCATAGAGGGTCTGATAAACACTTCCATGATGGACGCGGCCAGGAAAGACGACATCCTGACCACATGGGATATCACCGTAGACTATGGCTACCCCGTACCCTGTCTGGAGCGCGACAATGCTCTTGCCGTACTCCAGCCGATGTTGGAATCCATGGGAATCTATTCTCGCGGTCGTTTCGGCGGCTGGAAATACGAAGTCGCCAACATGGACCACTCAGTCATGCAGGGTGTGGAATGGGCAGAACGCATGGTCCTCGGCACACCTGAAAAGACCTACACACTGGATTAA